From the genome of Pseudomonas sp. Teo4, one region includes:
- a CDS encoding ABC transporter ATP-binding protein has translation MTLMSQLQISPLACQGLELRLAGNRVLSEINLTLVSGETLGIVGPNGSGKSSLLKVLAGLRAPASGSVHLLGEPLARLPRRRIAQALALVEQQADTLDAISVFDAVALGRTPWLSALAPFSGTDRAIVEQALADLDAEHLRTRIWGSLSGGERQRVHIARALAQRPQVLLLDEPTNHLDIQHQLSLLRQVQALPITTLIALHDLNQALTCDRVAVLDKGRLVALGKPLDVLTPERLLTTFGVQAHYLTDPFDGARILRLRAP, from the coding sequence ATGACCCTCATGAGCCAACTGCAAATCTCGCCCCTCGCCTGCCAGGGGCTGGAGCTTCGACTTGCGGGCAACCGCGTGCTGAGCGAGATAAACCTGACGCTGGTCAGCGGCGAAACGCTGGGTATCGTCGGCCCCAATGGCTCCGGCAAGTCGTCTTTGCTCAAGGTGCTGGCCGGGCTGCGCGCACCGGCCAGCGGCAGTGTCCACTTGCTCGGCGAACCCCTGGCCCGTCTTCCGCGGCGGCGTATCGCCCAGGCCCTGGCGCTGGTCGAACAGCAGGCCGACACCCTCGACGCCATCAGCGTGTTCGACGCCGTGGCCCTGGGGCGCACCCCCTGGTTGTCGGCCCTGGCCCCGTTCTCCGGCACCGACCGGGCCATCGTCGAACAGGCCCTGGCCGACCTCGACGCCGAACACCTGCGCACGCGCATCTGGGGTTCGCTGTCCGGTGGCGAGCGCCAGCGGGTGCACATCGCCCGCGCCCTGGCCCAACGCCCACAGGTACTGCTGCTCGACGAGCCGACCAACCACCTGGATATCCAGCACCAACTGAGCTTGCTGCGCCAGGTTCAGGCCCTGCCGATCACCACCCTGATCGCCCTGCACGACCTTAACCAGGCACTCACCTGCGACCGTGTCGCCGTGCTGGATAAAGGCCGCCTGGTCGCCCTCGGCAAACCGCTGGACGTGCTGACCCCGGAGCGCCTGCTGACCACCTTCGGTGTACAGGCCCATTACCTCACCGACCCCTTCGACGGCGCGCGCATCCTGCGTTTGCGCGCCCCCTGA